One Ignavibacterium album JCM 16511 genomic region harbors:
- a CDS encoding response regulator transcription factor: MTKILIVEDEPNMRLGLKDNLEFEGYEVEIAEDGESGLTKILDNNFDLVIMDVMMPKMSGFDVCKSVRKSGVTTPIILLTAKGEEIDKVLGLELGADDYVTKPFSIRELLARVKAILRRSESFSSVENKSVKIGKLEVDFNGYKASSGKKDIQMSHKEFEILHFLWKKRNTTVSRDDLLTEIWGYDETPTTRTVDNFILKLRQKIETDPNHPKIILTVHGVGYKMVL, encoded by the coding sequence ATGACGAAAATTCTTATTGTTGAAGATGAGCCAAATATGCGGCTTGGACTAAAAGATAATCTCGAGTTCGAAGGTTATGAAGTTGAAATTGCCGAAGATGGTGAATCAGGTCTTACCAAAATATTAGATAATAATTTTGATTTGGTAATCATGGATGTTATGATGCCTAAAATGTCCGGATTTGATGTTTGTAAAAGCGTTAGAAAATCCGGAGTAACAACTCCAATTATTCTTTTAACTGCCAAAGGAGAAGAGATTGATAAAGTGCTTGGACTTGAGCTTGGTGCTGATGATTATGTAACAAAACCATTTTCGATTCGTGAGTTACTCGCAAGAGTAAAAGCTATTCTTAGAAGAAGTGAAAGCTTTTCTTCGGTTGAAAATAAATCTGTTAAAATCGGAAAACTTGAAGTTGATTTTAATGGATACAAAGCATCAAGTGGGAAAAAAGATATTCAGATGTCGCATAAAGAATTTGAGATTCTTCATTTCTTGTGGAAGAAACGGAATACAACAGTTAGTCGTGATGATTTGCTTACTGAAATCTGGGGCTACGATGAAACTCCAACTACAAGAACTGTTGATAATTTTATTTTAAAGCTGCGTCAGAAAATTGAAACTGACCCAAACCATCCAAAGATAATTTTAACCGTTCATGGAGTTGGATATAAAATGG